The Anaerolineae bacterium region TATGGCTTCAGATTCGTACTGGTTTACTTTGCAGCCTAAAGTTGTGTAGTTAAATATCAACCTGCGATCCATCCTCCGCCAAGAACTTCATTGTTGTTATAAAATACCGCTCCCTGACCAGGAGTTATCGCGGATTGATGGGTTTCAAATCTGACAATTGCCTTGTTGCCTTCGTCCGGAAACAGGGTGGATAAAACAGATTTATGGCGGTACCTTAAACGTGTATAAAGCTTAACAGGGGATGTCGGCTCTTTGCCTATCCAGTTTATGCCGGTCACCTTGCATTCCAATGCCATTAAACTATCCTTAAATCCAACAACAATCCGGTTTTGTTTCCTGTCTATTTTAACAACATAATAAGGCTCGGAAGCCGGGAGGTTTATGCCGCGTCTCTGGCCTATGGTAAAGAGGTGCAGCCCTTTGTGTTTTCCTATTATGTTGCCGTCAATATCTTCAATAAGACCTGGCTGCGGTGTTAAGCCTTTTTGCAGCGCAATGAATTCCCCATAGGTTTTCTCCTTGATAAAGCATATATCCTGGCTTTCCTGCCTTATAAAATGATCCAGGTCATACTCCCCTGCCAGTTTAATTACTTCCGCCTTTGTCATCATGCCGAGAGGGAAACAGGCATGGGCAAGCTGTTCCTGTGACATAAAGGCAAGAAAATAAGACTGATCCTTTTTGGGATCAACCCCTTTTAAAAGATGAAATCCGCCGTCTTTATCCTTTGTTATTCCGGCATAATGTCCTGTGGCAAGGCAGGACGCGCCAAGCCGGCGGGCAAATTCAAGTACTACCCCAAATTTTATTAACGGATTGCATGCCAGGCATGGATTGGGTGTTTGACCGGTCAGATAGGATTGAATAAAATAATCCACAACCTTTTGCTTGAATTCTTTACGGCAGTCTAAAACCTTAATCTTTATATTCAGCTTATCTGCGATATGAGAAATTATATTTAAAGGTTCTGGTTCATATCCGGTGGTAAAGTGAATTCCAAGGATTTTGCGGCCCTGCTTCTTTAACAGATAGGCGGCTACGAGAGAATCTATGCCACCGCTTATGGCGATTGCTGTTAATTGCTTCATGTAAAAAATGTGTTGGTAGTCGGGCGAACCTCCATTGCCCCTGTGAGACATGCGGGTATGCAAAGCTCACATACGCTGCATTTTTGCTGATCAAATATGACCGACATCTCAGGCCGTTGAATGGAAAGAGCGCCGGTCGGGCAAACAGCGGTGCATGCTCCGCAGTGGATACATTTTTTATTGTCGCGTTTCATATCCTGAGACGCACTTTTAACATGAACTCCCTGGGACCTGAGATATTTAACACCGTCCTTGAAATTTTTTCTTGATCCAGACAGTTCAAGCACCATAATACCCTCTTTTCTGGGCAATATCGTAGCATTAAGAATGTTAAAGGTAAGGCTATAATCTTTCACAAGGTTGCATACTACCGGCTGATGAACCACGGTTTTTGGAAAGCGAAGAATAAGTATTTTGGAATACACAATAAGCCTCCACAGGTCTTTATTTTTACTTTGCCGTTAATATCTAATTGATATTCATGGCAATAGCAACCTAATACCCCTCACTGATTGCCAAGTTCATTCTGTTTCCCGCAGTCAGGGCATTGCCAGGTTATTCCATTGCATGACAGGCTCCATGCGTTTTCCTGCATGCAGTCCTGACATATACTGAAACCGCATTTGCATTTCCAGCAAAAAGGCGGCTTCTTGCCGCAACAGTGGCAGCAGATTTCTTTTGCCTTAAGTCGTTTCTCTCTGTATGATGATTTATTTGCAGAGCCTGTCATGTTCAACCATTATACATCGATTCATGACAACATCAATACCGGCCCTGGCTAAAAGCTCCGCAGCCTCCTGATTCTCAATACCAAGTTGCATCCAGAAAAGCCTGGGCTTAATGCGAAGCGCCTCGTGGGCATGGGGCATAACCTGAGCAGGATTTCTGAATACATTAATAATATCTATTGATTCGTCTATATCGTCAAGGGATGAATATGCCTTTTCTTCGAGCATCTTCGTTTGAGCAGGCCGAACAGGAATAATTCTGTACCCATGATCTTTAAGATATAATGCAACAATATTTGAGTCTCTTTCCGGTTTTGGGCTTAACCCCACAACAGCAATAGTTCGGGCATTTATAAGCATATGCCTGACAATATTGTCATCATTAATTATCCTTCCCGGTTTCATTTTAATATTCCCAGAACCATCTTGACTCAAGCCCCTGCGATCGGTTGCTATCCGGTGATCAACACTATTTTCAAGGCTAAAATAGTATGGCACAGCCGCATACGTCAAGAGATTTATAAAATTACATCCGGTTGATATCAAGGGGGCAGGAAGGATATAGTTCCAATACCTTGAAAAGATATCGGTTATAATGTATGGAGTATCAGGATCATAGGCTAAAAAGGTGACAGCTTTTTGTCAGCCGGCATAAGGATATTAGATTATGGAACGGATTCACTATTTTATCAGGCGGTTTATTCTTGTGATTCCAACATTTATTGGAATTACGATTTTGTGTTTTGGTCTTATCCAGTTTGTGCCTGGCGGGCCTGTGGAACAGGTTATAATGCAAATGAAAGGTATGGCTCTCGGAGAATCAGGCAGGGGGGTCGAAGCCGGAGCATCCATTTCCGAAGAGCAGAGAAAAGCCATAGAAGCACATTTCGGCTTTGATAAACCTTTTTATAAGCGATACTGGAAATGGCTCGTGACCGACAGGTTCGGCATGAAAATGGAATCATACAAATTTCCCAACAAAACCGCCTGGCAGCTAATCAGTGAGCGATTTAAGGTTTCACTTGTCTTTGGGGTAACCGGTTTTGTTTTATCCTATCTTATATGCATCCCGCTCGGCATAATAAAGGCTCTCAAACACAACAGGATGTTTGATCTTGGATCGAGTGTCATTGTTTTTGTCGGATATGCTGTTCCGGCATTTGCGTTTGGAATGGTTCTGAAGATGTTTTTTTGTGGGACCGTGGATGGTTTATGGGATTTTTTCCCTGTATCCGGGTTTTATTCGGACAACTTTGCAGGCATGACATCCTGGGAACAAACAAAGGATATCTTCGGGCATATGTTTCTTCCGGTTCTGTGTTATGTTATAGGAAACTTTGCTGTTTTAACCCTTTTGATGAAAAATTCTCTTCTTGAGCAGATAAGCAAAGACTATGTAAGAACCGTTCTTGCAAAGGGTGGAAGTTTTAACAGGGCTATCTGGGGACATGCGTTGCGTAATTCTTTAATACCGATTGCAACCGGATTAGGCTCTATTTTAACCGTTATGTTCGCCGGATCGGTGATTATCGAACAGGTTTTTGAAATACCAGGGATGGGCAGATTAAGCCTTGAGGCAATAGTGGGTCGTGATTATCCTGTTTTCATGGGCATCCTTTCACTTACATCTGTTCTTGGCCTTGTTGGAAATATCCTTTCAGACTTTTTATATGTTCTTATAGATCCGCGAATAACATTTCAGAAAAGCTGATTTAAGTAAATTAACAATGATTTATTTTTACCACGAAGAGCACGAAGAATACGAAGAAATTATAAAAGCATTAATTCTGATGGTCTCGTAAAAAGTCCATCATATCCCTTAACCGTCATTCCGGCGAAAGCCGGAATCCAGTCTTTTCAAGTAGTTGCAGATCATCTGGACTCCGGTTTTCACCGGAGTGACGACTTTTTACGAGTTCATCAGTTTTAATCTTCGTGTTCTTCGTGGTTTAATTTTATTTTTTATAATCCTGACCGTTTCAAAAACCGCACTTTATAGCCGTGCAAAGTATAGAATGCTAAATTACAAAATATTTAAAAACCCGATAACGAGAATGAGAATATCGCGTTTTAAGGAGATAAAGCGCGCTTATATCTCATTGGGGATATTGATTATTCTTTATATGGTCAGTCTTTGTTCCGAACTTATATGCAATGATATCCCTTTGTATGTCAGATTTAATGGAAAATCATATTTTCCGGCTGTTAAGTTTTATCCTGAAGACCTGTTTGCCGGAAATAATAAAAAAACAAGGCCGGATTACAAAGGTATAAATAACAGCCCTTTATTTAGAAAAGATGTGGGCAATTTTATGATCTTTCCCCTGGTTCCATTTAGCCCCTTTGAAAGCATTGATCCAAAATCGATTGCTGTTTCAGACAATGTTACACTTATCTTTACCGCAACGCCCAGGATCGGGACAGTTAATATTAGAAGGGATTATTCAATTGCCGGATCTGTTTTATTCGGCTTTTTTATCAATATGAAAGACAGGCAGGCAAAAGGGGTTTTTCTGCCCGAATATTACAGCATCCCGGAAAACATAAGGCAGGGAATTGAAAAGCGATTTGCAAACGAAAATGCGCCGCGATTAATTTCTTCAAAAATAATGGGCAATAAAGGGATGGAAGTTGTAATTTCTCTGTCCACATACTTTTCGCGTAAAAGAGCGCCGGAAAGCGTCAGGCTTACATTCAGAGAGGCCGGGGCAAAATGTCAAAATATAGAAAAAATAGTTTTCAACAAAAGCCTGAAACCTGTTCAAAAGAAAATCAAACAAAACAGCATCAATATATGGGACTCTCTTGCAGCTCAAGATAGAAAAACCCTTCTAAGTATGGTGAACCAGCGATTTTTGCATGAGATTGATCCTTTTATTTTAAAGATTAAAAACCGGCTTTACAGTATTAGCTTTGAAAAAGATGATATCAGCTTTCCATTTGCGCCGGTTAAGGAGCATTTGATGGGGATTGACGGGGCCGGCAGGGATGTTTTAGCCAGAGTCCTTTATGGATTGAGGACTTCGCTTACTTTCGGCCTGCTGCTTGTTGCATGTTCAATGATCCTTGGGATTATTGCAGGGGCTGTTCAGGGATATTATGGCGGGGCAATTGACATGACAGGCCAGCGTCTTATTGAAATCTGGAGCGCACTGCCGTTTCTTTATATTATGATTCTTATGGGGTCGGTCTATGGGCGGAGTTTTTCCTTACTTCTGTTTTGTTACGGGCTTTTCAACTGGATAGGGATTTCCTATTATATCCGCGCTGAATTTCTCAGCTTGCGCAAAAAAGAATTTGTTGAGGCCGCCAAATGCATGGGAGTATCATCATATAAGATAATATTTAAACATATTCTTCCCAATGCCATGGTTCCTGTAATAACTTTTTTCCCTTTTTCTCTTGTCGGAGCAATAGGAGCGCTTGCTGCCCTTGACTATCTGGGATTCGGGCTTCCCCCGCCCACTCCAAGCTGGGGAGAGCTTCTCTTCCAGTCTCAGCAGTATAGATGGGCATGGTGGCTTATTCTCTATCCATCTTTGGCATTATTTATCGTAATGCTTCTTGGCGTATTTGTCGGTGATGGAATAAGAAACGCTTATGATCCGAAGAGAAGCAGCAGGTTTGAATAATAGGGATTGAGGTATTTAAAATTGCTGGAAGTAAAAAACATAACAGTTACCTTTGAAACAGATGAAGGTATTCTCAAGGCGGTTGATGATGTTTCGTTTCATGTCGACAAAAACGAAATCGTCGGATTGGTAGGCGAATCAGGATGCGGAAAATCGGTCACAGCCTTGAGCATACTCCGTCTTATTCCCTTGCCTTATGGAAGGATTGAAACAGGCGAAATTTTATTTTACGGCAAAAATCTTCTTGAATTAGATCATAAGGAGATGAGAAAAATACGTGGCAAGGCAATAGGCATGATATTTCAGGAACCCGGGTCCGCCCTTTCACCCTTGCACACAATCGGCAGTCAGATGGTTGAAACTATTTTACTGCATAAGAATATAACCGGGAAAGATGCCTGGAATATTGCCGAAACCTGGCTTGAGAAGGTTCAAATCTCTGATCCAGGAGAAAGGATGTTTGATTATCCTTATCAGCTTTCCGGAGGCATGCAGCAAAGGGTTATGATTGCTATGGCCTTGATGCTGGAACCGGACCTTATCATAGCGGATGAACCGACAACAGCGCTTGATGTAACAATACAGGCTCAGGTTTTCGAGCTGGTCAGGGAGATGAGGCGATCTAATGCCTCTATACTGCTTATTACGCACAATATGGGAGTGATATGGGAAATGTGCGACAGGGTGCTGGTTATGTACGCCTCAAGGATAGTTGAGGAAGGAAACAAGGACGATATTTTTTCAAAGCCCACGCATCCTTATACCATAGCTCTTCTTGAGGCCATACCGAAACTTTCAGCTGATAAAGGTAGATTAAAAGCAATCCCGGGCCAGGTGCCTTCAGCTTTTAATTATCCATCAGGGTGTCATTTTTTTGATCGATGCCCTGATGCATTTGACAGGTGCAGGGATGAAAAACCAAAACTCATAGATTTTGGCAATGGACACAGGGCAGCATGTTTTCTTGCGAAAAATGAACTGTAAACAAACAAACAAATCGCCGATACTCGAGGCATACAACCTTCAAACATGGTTTCCGATAAAACGCGGTATTCTGGCAAGAACGGTCGGGTATGTCAGGGCGGTTGATATAGCCTCGTTGTATATAAACAGAGGTGAAACACTTGGTCTTGTCGGCGAATCCGGATGCGGGAAGACTACTCTGGGAAGAACTTTGATGGGACTGGAAAAGGTTCGAAGAGGCAAGATCCTTTTTTGCGGCAAAAATCTTCTTGAGCTTAATCGCAGGGAGCTAAGGGAGACAAGAAGAAGCATGCAGATAATTTTTCAGGATCCTCTGACAGCGCTTAATCCAAGAATGAATATTATTGATATTATTACTGAAGGGCTTGTTGAATTTCGCCTGATACAAGGAACCAGGGAGGATCATGCAAAAAGACTTATGAATGAAGTCGGGCTTGATGAAGGGGCCATATATCGTTATCCACATGAATTTTCAGGCGGGCAGCGCCAGCGAATCAATATAGCGAGAGCTTTATCTTTAAGGCCTGATTTAATTGTTTGTGACGAACCTGTCAGCGCCCTTGATGTATCGGTGCAGGCGCAGGTTGTAAATCTGCTTATGGATTTGCGGGACAGATACAATCTGTCTTATCTTTTTATATCGCACGACCTAAGCGTGGTAAGCAACATAGCGCACCGCACCGCTGTTATGTACCTTGGCAAAATAGTGGAATACGGACCCACCGGCGATATAATTAACAACCCTGTGCATCCTTATACTAAGGCTTTAATTAGTGCGGTACCAAGGCTGGATTTCGAGGAGATCGAACATAAAAGAAAGCGCATTATTCTGAAAGGAGAAATACCTTCTCCTTCAGATCCTCCTCCCGGATGTATGTTCCATACACGTTGCATGGAGGCTATGGATATATGCAGAAAAATAGCGCCGCTGGAGACAAAATCAGGCATGCATGGGGTGTGGTGCCATTTGTATCGTTAAGTAGTCGAGTAGTTGAGTGGGTGGCGGACTATTTGGCGGGAGATATATCAGCTGCCGGAGTTTTAGGGCGATTGGCTATAGATTCTGCGATTTTAGCCATAAGGGATTCGATTTTCTGGTTTATAAGTTTGCTCTGGTCGGCATTAAGATCAAGCAAAGCAGCCTTGTTGAGATACTCCAGAGCGGTTTTAAAGCCGTTAATAGTTTCTTTGCTTGCGGCAACATCGGCCTTGTACTGTAGAATCATCATATCGATGCTGTTTAAAC contains the following coding sequences:
- a CDS encoding ABC transporter permease subunit, with amino-acid sequence MERIHYFIRRFILVIPTFIGITILCFGLIQFVPGGPVEQVIMQMKGMALGESGRGVEAGASISEEQRKAIEAHFGFDKPFYKRYWKWLVTDRFGMKMESYKFPNKTAWQLISERFKVSLVFGVTGFVLSYLICIPLGIIKALKHNRMFDLGSSVIVFVGYAVPAFAFGMVLKMFFCGTVDGLWDFFPVSGFYSDNFAGMTSWEQTKDIFGHMFLPVLCYVIGNFAVLTLLMKNSLLEQISKDYVRTVLAKGGSFNRAIWGHALRNSLIPIATGLGSILTVMFAGSVIIEQVFEIPGMGRLSLEAIVGRDYPVFMGILSLTSVLGLVGNILSDFLYVLIDPRITFQKS
- a CDS encoding NIL domain-containing protein; the protein is MYSKILILRFPKTVVHQPVVCNLVKDYSLTFNILNATILPRKEGIMVLELSGSRKNFKDGVKYLRSQGVHVKSASQDMKRDNKKCIHCGACTAVCPTGALSIQRPEMSVIFDQQKCSVCELCIPACLTGAMEVRPTTNTFFT
- a CDS encoding CoA-binding protein is translated as MKPGRIINDDNIVRHMLINARTIAVVGLSPKPERDSNIVALYLKDHGYRIIPVRPAQTKMLEEKAYSSLDDIDESIDIINVFRNPAQVMPHAHEALRIKPRLFWMQLGIENQEAAELLARAGIDVVMNRCIMVEHDRLCK
- the mnmA gene encoding tRNA 2-thiouridine(34) synthase MnmA produces the protein MKQLTAIAISGGIDSLVAAYLLKKQGRKILGIHFTTGYEPEPLNIISHIADKLNIKIKVLDCRKEFKQKVVDYFIQSYLTGQTPNPCLACNPLIKFGVVLEFARRLGASCLATGHYAGITKDKDGGFHLLKGVDPKKDQSYFLAFMSQEQLAHACFPLGMMTKAEVIKLAGEYDLDHFIRQESQDICFIKEKTYGEFIALQKGLTPQPGLIEDIDGNIIGKHKGLHLFTIGQRRGINLPASEPYYVVKIDRKQNRIVVGFKDSLMALECKVTGINWIGKEPTSPVKLYTRLRYRHKSVLSTLFPDEGNKAIVRFETHQSAITPGQGAVFYNNNEVLGGGWIAG
- a CDS encoding ABC transporter ATP-binding protein produces the protein MNCKQTNKSPILEAYNLQTWFPIKRGILARTVGYVRAVDIASLYINRGETLGLVGESGCGKTTLGRTLMGLEKVRRGKILFCGKNLLELNRRELRETRRSMQIIFQDPLTALNPRMNIIDIITEGLVEFRLIQGTREDHAKRLMNEVGLDEGAIYRYPHEFSGGQRQRINIARALSLRPDLIVCDEPVSALDVSVQAQVVNLLMDLRDRYNLSYLFISHDLSVVSNIAHRTAVMYLGKIVEYGPTGDIINNPVHPYTKALISAVPRLDFEEIEHKRKRIILKGEIPSPSDPPPGCMFHTRCMEAMDICRKIAPLETKSGMHGVWCHLYR
- a CDS encoding ABC transporter permease subunit, whose product is MRISRFKEIKRAYISLGILIILYMVSLCSELICNDIPLYVRFNGKSYFPAVKFYPEDLFAGNNKKTRPDYKGINNSPLFRKDVGNFMIFPLVPFSPFESIDPKSIAVSDNVTLIFTATPRIGTVNIRRDYSIAGSVLFGFFINMKDRQAKGVFLPEYYSIPENIRQGIEKRFANENAPRLISSKIMGNKGMEVVISLSTYFSRKRAPESVRLTFREAGAKCQNIEKIVFNKSLKPVQKKIKQNSINIWDSLAAQDRKTLLSMVNQRFLHEIDPFILKIKNRLYSISFEKDDISFPFAPVKEHLMGIDGAGRDVLARVLYGLRTSLTFGLLLVACSMILGIIAGAVQGYYGGAIDMTGQRLIEIWSALPFLYIMILMGSVYGRSFSLLLFCYGLFNWIGISYYIRAEFLSLRKKEFVEAAKCMGVSSYKIIFKHILPNAMVPVITFFPFSLVGAIGALAALDYLGFGLPPPTPSWGELLFQSQQYRWAWWLILYPSLALFIVMLLGVFVGDGIRNAYDPKRSSRFE
- a CDS encoding ABC transporter ATP-binding protein, whose translation is MLEVKNITVTFETDEGILKAVDDVSFHVDKNEIVGLVGESGCGKSVTALSILRLIPLPYGRIETGEILFYGKNLLELDHKEMRKIRGKAIGMIFQEPGSALSPLHTIGSQMVETILLHKNITGKDAWNIAETWLEKVQISDPGERMFDYPYQLSGGMQQRVMIAMALMLEPDLIIADEPTTALDVTIQAQVFELVREMRRSNASILLITHNMGVIWEMCDRVLVMYASRIVEEGNKDDIFSKPTHPYTIALLEAIPKLSADKGRLKAIPGQVPSAFNYPSGCHFFDRCPDAFDRCRDEKPKLIDFGNGHRAACFLAKNEL